A portion of the Bubalus kerabau isolate K-KA32 ecotype Philippines breed swamp buffalo chromosome 1, PCC_UOA_SB_1v2, whole genome shotgun sequence genome contains these proteins:
- the LOC129650702 gene encoding olfactory receptor 8S1-like — translation MEVGNTTRVTVVVLQGLSNNPQIQAVLFVTFLVIYLLTLTGNLLMLLVIRTDSHLHTPMYFFLSHLSCLDAFYSSVIVPKLLENLLSKWKTISFLECFTQISLVIFSGATEACLLSVMAYDWYQAVCRPLLYVVTMNKKVCAGLAGASWAIGMGTGLLNTILLAQQDFCGPNLIRSFGCEFPPVLLLACSNPYISVASILTTMVILGLGTLVLLLGSYTHIIMTALGINSASGQNKIFSTCSSHFLVVTIFYGSGVFRYMTPASGSALEQVLSVQYSAVTPLLNPLIYSLKNQEVKAALRRMLARKPRLTF, via the exons ATGGAAGTTGGGAACACAACCAGAGTCACTGTGGTTGTTCTCCAAGGACTATCCAACAACCCTCAGATCCAGGCAGTACTCTTTGTAACATTCCTGGTGATTTACCTCCTGACCCTCACAGGGaacctgctgatgctgctggtgatCAGGACtgactcccacctccacacccccatgtacttcttcctcagtcACCTCTCCTGCCTGGATGCTTTCTATTCCTCAGTCATTGTGCCTAAGCTGCTAGAGAACCTGCTTTCCAAGTGGAAGACTATATCCTTCCTTGAATGTTTCACCCAGATCTCTTTGGTCATATTTTCTGGGGCCACTGAAGCTTGCCTCCTTTCAGTCATGGCCTATGACTGGTACCAGGCTGTGTGCCGCCCACTGCTGTATGTGGTAACTATGAACAAGAAGGTGTGTGCTGGCCTGGCGGGAGCCTCCTGGGCCATAGGAATGGGGACTGGCCTGCTTAACACCATCCTACTGGCTCAGCAGGATTTCTGTGGCCCCAACCTCATCCGCAGTTTTGGCTGTGAGTTTCCTCCAGTGCTCCTGTTGGCCTGTTCTAACCCCTACATTAGCGTTGCCTCCATCCTGACCACCATGGTCATCCTGGGCCTTGGCACCCTTGTCCTACTCCTGGGATCCTACACCCATATCATCATGACAGCCTTGGGGATCAACTCTGCCTCAGGTCAGAATAAGATCTTCTCTACCTGCTCATCTCATTTTCTTGTGGTCACCATTTTTTATGGCTCAGGAGTTTTCAG GTACATGACTCCAGCTTCTGGCTCAGCCCTGGAGCAAGTTCTATCTGTGCAGTACAGTGCGGTGACCCCACTACTGAACCCCCTTATCTACAGTCTGAAGAACCAGGAGGTGAAGGCGGCTCTTAGGAGGATGCTGGCCAGGAAGCCCAGGCTCACCTTCTAA